aatttaattgattgcaTTCGATAGGCATCAACTATCACACTTTTAACAGATGTTAAATATTCGGTCGACCTGACACGAATCTCttcgaaatttttgcattgttCGGCTTTGCAGACAGAACCTCATTTGACAAACCGAATTGAAAAACTTCTGCCAAATATCTTTTCAATTACATAAGTATTGCCTCTCATATCTTTAcgcgaaaaataaaaacaagaaaCGAAACCCAAAGTTATTGTCcgaatggaaaaataaaatttaactaaacCGTTGTGACCGATAACAGGCCAGCTAATTTATTGCTATCGTTAGCGACAACTGTTACTGATTTTTCATTGTGTGCAGCATTATTACTCACAGTCACTGCATTCAAAGAGTCatcttttttcttatttttcaccGTTTTTCGATGGCTTGTGCTGTTCATTTGAACCACTCGATTCCCTAAATTCTTTGGCATTGTAGCATTTGTGTAATATGCTGAATGTACCATATTCACTGCTGGCGCTGCTGTGTTAACTGTATTCGATTGATGATTGATTATTCGTTGATGTTCTGGCAGATGGGAAATGGTGTGATGGAGTTGCTGTTGATGCATCTTTGATTCGTCGATTTGATAGTTTTTCGCTGCAATTAATGTCTCCTGTCTGTAGCGACGTTCCTTCGATTTTTCAGCATGTTTCTTTCGTTCCTCTTTGGTCCAGTATCGGCCAGTTTTCACTTCCGAAATGGTATCATCGTCGGTCGTGAAATCATTCCGTTCCTCGTTTATTTTAATGGCACGATCGCGTAACAGCCGATTACGTATCGGACGTCTTGCTATATACCGCGTACCATCTGGTCGGCGTTTGACCTTCCATTCCATACGTTCTTCACTCGGCTGCGGTTGAATCGTATGTGTGTACAACTAGAAATCGTGATTATCATTAGTACAACTCATGGAAATTCTTCAAAGTTTTCGAAGATATGAAAACTGAACGGTACTCACCTGTTGGCCGCTAACGAATTGGTATTGACTTAAGCTAGGCGCTGTGTAATTCTTTGTTGAAACACtggaattttgacgaattagCGCTTGTCGGAACAGTCTCTGTTGCAACAACATCGTTTGTTGCAGGTTCGCAAAGTTTGTGTACATCGTATCAGCGGGAATATTAACAGTGCCTGAGTTCGGTTGTGGAAAATGGTTGCCTGgaaatcaaattgtttttgaaaattgaattgaaagttaaaaaaatccatcgaGGACATACTTGATCCATCAACTGTCCTGTTTGCATCTAACGTTCGACTTGCATGATGTTTAGGACTGGATGCCGTTCCCTTGCCTGCATCTTTCTTCGACTGTTTCTGACTCTTTCCACCTTTGGTATCTGCCACACCGTCTCTATCCCTACCTGATCGACCATCGCGACTTTCCTTCGACTTATCACATAACACTAACGTTGATCGATATTGCTCCTGATCTTTGTCATCcgtattcaaattcaattccaaTGTTAACGTGTTACTGTTACACGAACCGCCTGTGTTGTAAGCACTGGAACTGTTCTCGTGATCGTCGGCACTTGAATTGCTTTTCACAGTTTTCGTCCAATTTGTTTGCTTCTGAGTGGCTGCCGGAAACGAGCACGGtcgattaaaatttacattttggcAACCGTTGCTCATTTTCAACCACTGCTCGACGGCATTCGGTGGGTCATCATTGGCTTTGTATGGGGCACAGTAGATCGGCTCTAATTCGGAGTCTTCTGGTATTGTCTCGTAGATGTGTTCCGTATCCGACTCGATGGGTGGCGGGATGTAGGGAAACTGTGGCAGTCGACGTTTTTGCTGGTTCGAAATGTCAGATAACTTTAGTGTTGGCTCATTGGAATCGCATGACTTTGTCATCGTGTCTACTGGTACCCGATAAATTCCAGATGAAGATTGATCGGAATTCACGTTGTTTGACGCTTGGCGTTGATTATGCTTGTGTAACAAGATGTGCTCGATTCGATGATCGAGCATAGAAATTTCTTGGCTAACCGATTGCAGATGGGCTTTGATCGATGAGTGGTTCAGATCATCTCCATTCATTAGTGCTTCAGCCGACAATGGCAACGTAGGAAGTACCCGCGACTCTTCGATGTTGTTATTCGGTTGTTGCTTGGGCTTTTccgttttttgtgtgttgcaCGGCTTGGTGGTGGACTGATTAGATTTGAGGTCATTTGGTGGCTCTGTTACGTCATTTAGTGGTAACGTTCGATCATCTAACATTTGTTCGATAAGGCAATTTTCATAGGTTGCATCCTCGTCGAAAAATTCTCCGGTTTCTAGATATTCTTCGTCCTGAAAACAGACGAATGAGAGTCAAATACTGAACCAGATAGAAAAGCAATCTCAAATTATTCTCACCGTAAATAAGCATCGACTAACTAGGAGTGTCAcagcatttttattttcggcaAAAAGTGATTCAGTGTCCTCTTTCGTGGATACATCTCGTCCATTAACCTTTTGATGTAAAAGAAACAGGTCAGCCACACATTCTCAGTTAAAAATTTCGTACGCGAACATTTACCTGTAAGATTTGATCTCCTTGTCGAAGACGTCCATCCCGGCCAGCTACACTATCCGGCATAATATCGCTAATATACACCTCGGTACAGGTGTCGGCATCATCTGAACCAGATCCAGAGCCATTGCCCGAACTGTAGCTGACGGTCAGTCCAATTCGTTCATGACTTTGGCTTTTCCTTAGTGTCACTTCCtgcaatgaagaaattttgaaatcgtcaCTCAATTTCTTAGTGTCATAGCATTAAGGACTATGGTTGAAGATTATTCCACATCGAATTTTTCGacagaatattttcttttacacgCCGACAAGTACGTTCCATTTCAAAGTCTCTCTTTCAACGCTCATATATGTGCGTAAGTATACTACGAAAGTGCACTTCTTATTTTCTACTTCACCTCCTTCGGTTTCATCATgcagagaaaaatatttttagccgAAGTGCCCTTAACCACGCGAACGTATATGGCAACGATACACGTCTCGGCGGTGAATTAAATCCTTAAAGTTTTAATGTTGTGGTTTTGATTTCGCTTTTGAATGCACAAAGAACGCATTAAAGctcaacaacgattttcttttaaattttaccaatGAAATTTCGCTGTAACCTCGAACAGATTGAAGCTCTACCATTGAAGTAGAACGATTTTGTTAATCTTTTcgtcaaaagaatttttgttttcaatcaTGCTGACCATAGTGGTACAGACTAAGcttaagcaaaataaaatttggttaGAACGATTTTCGCTAGATTTTACGGTTTCagatacaaaaagaaaaccagTCTTTCgaccgacaaaaaaaaagcttaCATAGATGGGCGTGCTTCAATGCTTACAAGATTTATTTGCAgtttatgtttatttacacTTCAACCACTATCCATCCAATGAATTGATGATTGAAGTGACTTCGCTCATATTGGCGCTAGACATCTAAATTGCACCGAAACAT
This window of the Bradysia coprophila strain Holo2 unplaced genomic scaffold, BU_Bcop_v1 contig_324, whole genome shotgun sequence genome carries:
- the LOC119079468 gene encoding slo-interacting protein 1; amino-acid sequence: MACLNFIILKVNGRDVSNLAHEEAVNEFLNAPEPILVEVRRRLNDELIIKTPSVETKKDIGESLETIAVEKPTVNDVSAEEVKNHELENGSKKNLVSIGIQTEQFSFDNELIFNESPISDHPCNGFNECLTPAIDIEEVTLRKSQSHERIGLTVSYSSGNGSGSGSDDADTCTEVYISDIMPDSVAGRDGRLRQGDQILQVNGRDVSTKEDTESLFAENKNAVTLLVSRCLFTDEEYLETGEFFDEDATYENCLIEQMLDDRTLPLNDVTEPPNDLKSNQSTTKPCNTQKTEKPKQQPNNNIEESRVLPTLPLSAEALMNGDDLNHSSIKAHLQSVSQEISMLDHRIEHILLHKHNQRQASNNVNSDQSSSGIYRVPVDTMTKSCDSNEPTLKLSDISNQQKRRLPQFPYIPPPIESDTEHIYETIPEDSELEPIYCAPYKANDDPPNAVEQWLKMSNGCQNVNFNRPCSFPAATQKQTNWTKTVKSNSSADDHENSSSAYNTGGSCNSNTLTLELNLNTDDKDQEQYRSTLVLCDKSKESRDGRSGRDRDGVADTKGGKSQKQSKKDAGKGTASSPKHHASRTLDANRTVDGSSNHFPQPNSGTVNIPADTMYTNFANLQQTMLLQQRLFRQALIRQNSSVSTKNYTAPSLSQYQFVSGQQLYTHTIQPQPSEERMEWKVKRRPDGTRYIARRPIRNRLLRDRAIKINEERNDFTTDDDTISEVKTGRYWTKEERKKHAEKSKERRYRQETLIAAKNYQIDESKMHQQQLHHTISHLPEHQRIINHQSNTVNTAAPAVNMVHSAYYTNATMPKNLGNRVVQMNSTSHRKTVKNKKKDDSLNAVTVSNNAAHNEKSVTVVANDSNKLAGLLSVTTV